ATGGCCTGGCCCAGCAAGCTGAACGGGCCGACGTATGACGCCAAAACGAACGAAGTTGCCATCGAAGAATTGACCATCACCCACCACGGCTATCGCCGCACCAAGTGAGTTTGGCGTTTGAAGATCAACTCGCCTGAGCCTCGGGCGAGTTGATCTTCCCGCCGGCGGGACCGGGCGCGTTCCCGCTTCCCGCCGGGAGCGCTCCCGGCAACTTTTCACCCGAACCCGGTGAGGCCCAGCGTGCGAACAGAGTACGAATTTCTTCTTCCACTCGGCTATGTGGACGCGTATGGTCACGTTCATCGCCGTGGCGTCATGCGGCTTGCCACAGCCCTCGACGAAATCGAGCCGCTCGGAGATCCGCGCGTGAAAAACAACGAAGCCTTCTTTGGGTTGCTGGTCCTCAGCCGGGTGGTGCGCAGTCTCGGCACGCTCACACCCGTACCCATGGACGTCATCGCCCGCCTGTACGCTGCCGATTTCGCTTACCTGCAGGCGTTCTACACCCGGATCAATGGCCAGCCCCCAGCGTCGGTGCCCATGGACAACGCTTTTCCCACAGCGGTGGCCCTGCCTGACGTACCGGCAGGCGTGATCGAAAGTGCCTGTCCGCAATGCGGCGCAGAACTGCTGCTCGATCTGGCAGAGACCGCTGACCCCTTGTCAGGGATGCCGGGATGATCCCACCATTCAAGCCCACATTGCCCAGTCCCACTACCTTCGAAAGCCACCCGTCGGCCAGGAAGGCCGAGCCGGGGGTGAACCTCGAGACACTGACCGAAAAGGTCTATCAGCTGCTGCTTGAAGACCTTCGCCTGCAGCAGGTCCGTCTGGCCCGCCCCAAACGCTGAGGTACCAGACGCTGCAGTACCAGACGCTGCAGTACCAGACGCTGCAGTACCAGACGCTGAAGTAGGTGCTCGGAAGGACCGGCATGGGGTGTTCGCCCATCATGCAGTCTCGGACCGGGGAATTGACAGAGCCCTTTTTACAGGATGAAACGAACTCACGTTCGAGGGACACATGACCACCCTGACCAAGGACCAGATTGATCGTTATCAGACCAATGCCAACAGCCGCTATTACGTCACAATCACCGGAAGCACGCAAAAAGCGGTGTTTTCCGAAGTAGGCGGCTTACAAATGGAGACTGAAATTTTTGAGTACGTCGAGGGAGGCAACAACGGCTTCGTTCATCGGTTTCCCGGGCTTACCAAGGCTGGCAACCTGACGCTGAAGCGCGGGATCACCCGTGGAAACGAACTCTTCCGCTGGTATCTGCGCGTCGCGCAGGGCGTGATGGACCTGCGGAGTGTCAGCGTCCAGACCTTCAGTACCAGCGGTGAGCCGCTGATTACCTGGCACCTGGACCAGGCCTTTCCGGTGAAGTGGTCCGGGCCGCAGTTCGCGGCGAGTGGCGTGACGGTGGCAGTGGAAAGCATCGAACTGGCCCATTCCGGTGTGATTTCCATCGATCTTTGAAACAGCAGGGGCGCGGCGCTTGACCGGTGCCACGCTCTTCGGGAGCCTTGTGATGAGTACCTTGCAGCAACGCGCACAACAACTCAAGCGCTACCGTGAACATTTCACGGTAATTTTTGCGCCGGGTGCCCCCCCGGGAGCGAACACCGCCATGGCCGCCGAGCAACCGCGCGCAAAACACAACCTGCCCGCACTCTTCATCCCCTCTGCACCTCCTGCACTCCGCCGTGTGTTTGTTCCGGCCCGTCTGCGTGTTTCTGCAGTGCCGGTAGCCCAACGCTCAGACGGCTTTCCTGCCGGACAGGTGTCCACTGCCCCCGAGCAGGCAGCCCAGGACGCCCCCGAACCGGAACCGCTCTGGCTTGACCCACCGGAGGAGAAGGCCTCGACGGCGCCGTCGAGGGTGGCGCCCGCCGGGCCAGCACAGCCTGCCGTGAACCGGTCGGGTCAGTCCGAGCCGCACCTGACACAACACGCGGCAGTTGCCCAGGCAGCGCTGCCCGCCCGTCTCACTCCTTTACGTTTTACCGATCTGCTGGCCCTCAATGCACGTGGTCTTGAAGGCCACCTTGCAGAAGCGCCAGTCGGCACGCAAACGCCGGTCAACTTGCCGCCTGCGCCCGACACAGTCGCTCGAGAGCAGCCCAAGCGTGGTGCGCACGAAAAGGATTCGGCCACAAATGCTGGAGGTGAGCGCAGCGAGACAGGCCTGCCCGAAATCCGGCCGGCTCCGCCTGGCCCACCATTGACCTTGGACGATCATGCTGCCGATCCAATAACACAACCGACACCGTCCTTGACGGAAGACGACGCCCTGACCGTTGCATTGCTCCCGGAGTCGCCTTCATCGCAAGAAGGCTCGACATGGTTCGGTTCTGCAGCCGCTTCGCCCCACTGGCCACTGGTTGCTCCGCAGCGTGCGTCACCTGCACCTTCGCCTGAGTCGACCCGTTCTCTCGCGACGCGGTCTGCACACTCGGGACCGACTGACCAGGAATCAGCAGCACTGGACACCGAAATTGTCGTCACAGAAGAGAAGCTGTCCGGGGCACCCCGGCACGGAGAGGAAGTGAGGGGCGTGGTTTCGGATGAACCGGGCGAAACACCACCTGTGTCGGAGACAGTGGCAAAAGCAGACCTGCAGGCCCTGCTGAGCCAACTGGGTCAGAATTCCGACGTGGAGATCGTGATGCCCCGCCGTCCGCGACCGGTGCCCTTCAAGAAAGCCAGGGTGGAAGCGCTGGAAGCACCCCGGGTAGAAACGACGCCGCAGGAAGCACGGTCGTGGCTGGAGCGGCTGAACCGGGTGGCGCAAGCCGAGCGGAGTGGTGAGGCCGGTTTCCGGTCACTGGGCATCGGTGAGATGCTCGCCTGGTCAGATCAGCGCGCCGCACCGGACGACCCACAAGCACCGGCGCCACTGCTCACGGACGGGCCGCAGGACGACCACGTGGACCAGGTGTCCGTGCCTCCGCTCGAGGCTGCCTGGACGGGACCGGCCATGATCGAAGATCAGACGGCTCCGGAGGACGCGCAAGCCCAGCCCCCGAGTCCTGATCTGCCGGAAAGGTCACGTGAAGCCGCTCGACCACCTTCGGCTGTCCGGTCCCCTGCTGCGCAGGCCCCTGCGAAACACGCGCTTCACGAACCCAGCGGGATGCTGCCCGGCGTTGCCGCCGATAAGGCGTCGATGTCGGTGGCTCCTCCGCTTGTGAGGGGGCCTGAGGGCGCGCGGATTCGCGCGCCAGACGACGAGGCGCCCGTGGCGACAACCCGTGTCGGTCCGGAGAACCACACGCGTGCTCCCGGAGGACTGTCGGAGACGGTCACGCTGGTACCTCCCGACCCGGCGCGGCCCGCCCTGGCGGTGTCGTCCGTGGTTTTTTTGAACGAGGAAACGTCGTCCGGAGCAGCGGTGCCCTCGACTGCGCCCCTCGGTGACATTGAAACCGCTCTAAAAAGGCGTGTGGAAGCCGACTGGACGGTGACGGCACCAGAAGATGACATTCAGGACAAGCCGCTGTCCGGGGCACCCCGGCACGGAGAGGAAGTGAGGGGCGTGGTTTCGGATGAACCGGGCGAAACACCACCTGTGTCGGAGACAGTGGCAAAAGCAGACCTGCAGGCCCTGCTGAGCCAACTGGGTCAGAATTCCGACGTGGAGATCGTGATGCCCCGCCGTCCGCGACCGGTGCCCTTCAAGAAAGCCAGGGTGGAAGCGCTGGAAGCACCCCGGGTAGAAACGACGCCGCAGGAAGCACGGTCGTGGCTGGAGCGGCTGAACCGGGTGGCGCAAGCCGAGCGGAGTGGTGAGGCCGGTTTCCGGTCACTGGGCATCGGTGAGATGCTCGCCTGGTCAGATCAGCGCGCCGCACCGGACGACCCACAAGCACCGGCGCCACTGCTCACGGACGGGCCGCCCGGTTCCCTGGGGCCGTCAGAGCCCGGAGGGCTCCAGTCAAACGAGTCCCTGCAGGATTCCCGAAGCGATACTCCTGGCAGCGCGGCCGTCTCACGCAATCAGAGCGCCGCCGAACAGGCGCCGCATACGCCGACTGTGTCGGGCAGCAGCGACTTCACCAGGATTCTGCCGGCGACGGAGGCTCTGCCGAACCCAATGCGGGATACGTCGTCGGGTGAACTGTGGACGGCAGATCGTCCTGCGCCGCGACTGGTCGGCCAGACCCTCGGGCAGCAAACAGAGTTCCGCAGTTCGACCGGAGCCGACTCGGCCTGGCGCCCAGCAGAGACGGCGCGCCGGCGGGTGACTGCCCGCCCGGTGCAGCCGGGTGAGCCGCGCACGGCAAAAAAAAACGAAAACGGCTCGCCCGAAACGCCTGAGGGGTCCGCTCGGGCGTCCCTGACCCGTGCAGTGTCGCAAAAGGATGCCCGTGAGGAACTGCCTTTCTCGGTGCGTGACGGCCTGGCGTCCCTGTTGGGAGCCGACTTGCCTGACGTCGATCTGCAGCGGGATGCCACCGCTGCACAAGCGGTCTGGGACGCGGGTGCCGAAGCGCTTTTCGTGCCGCGTTCGACAGTGTCACCGGACGACCCTGGCGCAACGGTCGAGCGGGACACTGTGCTGCTCGCTCCCGGGCATGACCTGCGGGGCGCGCGAACCCTGGGACTGCTGGCACACGAATTGACGCACGTCGCCTTGAGGCGTGATCCCGGTTTCATTCCGACGGTGATCCGGGATGGTGCTTTTGGAGCACCGCTGGAAGAGGAGGCACTCGCGCAGCAGGTCGAGCACCGGGTGCGTGCGCATCTGTCGGTCAGGCCGCACAACGGGGCCGCTTCCCAACGCGTCCGCGATGGCTTTGCTGTGCCTTTATCGGGTACTCCGGCAGCTCCTGTGCACGTCGATATTCGAACGGTGCACCCGCCGGAGAATACCGGGGGCAGCGTCTGGCAGGGATTGCCAGCGCCGTGGGAGCCGT
The Deinococcus peraridilitoris DSM 19664 genome window above contains:
- a CDS encoding phage tail protein, with product MTTLTKDQIDRYQTNANSRYYVTITGSTQKAVFSEVGGLQMETEIFEYVEGGNNGFVHRFPGLTKAGNLTLKRGITRGNELFRWYLRVAQGVMDLRSVSVQTFSTSGEPLITWHLDQAFPVKWSGPQFAASGVTVAVESIELAHSGVISIDL
- a CDS encoding eCIS core domain-containing protein, whose amino-acid sequence is MAKADLQALLSQLGQNSDVEIVMPRRPRPVPFKKARVEALEAPRVETTPQEARSWLERLNRVAQAERSGEAGFRSLGIGEMLAWSDQRAAPDDPQAPAPLLTDGPQDDHVDQVSVPPLEAAWTGPAMIEDQTAPEDAQAQPPSPDLPERSREAARPPSAVRSPAAQAPAKHALHEPSGMLPGVAADKASMSVAPPLVRGPEGARIRAPDDEAPVATTRVGPENHTRAPGGLSETVTLVPPDPARPALAVSSVVFLNEETSSGAAVPSTAPLGDIETALKRRVEADWTVTAPEDDIQDKPLSGAPRHGEEVRGVVSDEPGETPPVSETVAKADLQALLSQLGQNSDVEIVMPRRPRPVPFKKARVEALEAPRVETTPQEARSWLERLNRVAQAERSGEAGFRSLGIGEMLAWSDQRAAPDDPQAPAPLLTDGPPGSLGPSEPGGLQSNESLQDSRSDTPGSAAVSRNQSAAEQAPHTPTVSGSSDFTRILPATEALPNPMRDTSSGELWTADRPAPRLVGQTLGQQTEFRSSTGADSAWRPAETARRRVTARPVQPGEPRTAKKNENGSPETPEGSARASLTRAVSQKDAREELPFSVRDGLASLLGADLPDVDLQRDATAAQAVWDAGAEALFVPRSTVSPDDPGATVERDTVLLAPGHDLRGARTLGLLAHELTHVALRRDPGFIPTVIRDGAFGAPLEEEALAQQVEHRVRAHLSVRPHNGAASQRVRDGFAVPLSGTPAAPVHVDIRTVHPPENTGGSVWQGLPAPWEPLPYWEADAPALPISGASAGRQVISGLSASAPAATLPGRVFTPPAAPSSLPTGVQAAPLDRRTALAESPRGAAVERARQPATPDLDQLARQVYMLLKRRLAAEVRRLG